The following proteins are co-located in the Pseudarthrobacter siccitolerans genome:
- the pucL gene encoding factor-independent urate hydroxylase: MSSKFILGENQYGKAEVRVVKITRDSDRHEIEDLNVTSQLRGDFAAAHLEGDNAHVVATDTQKNTIYAFARDGVGSPEAFLLRLGEHFTSSFDWVTGGRWEAESYSWDRIQAHGAGHDHSFVRNGQEVRTAVLVRDGATTHLISGLKDLTVLKSTQSGFVGYPKDKYTTLPETTDRILATDVSARWRFKTGTDFSALDFNKNYDDVKGLLLEGFTEKYSHALQQTLFDMGTKVLEAHSEIDEIKFSMPNKHHFLVDLSPFGLDNPNEVFFAADRPYGLIEATVQREDANPADIAWSGIAGFC; the protein is encoded by the coding sequence ATGAGCAGCAAATTCATCCTCGGCGAAAACCAGTACGGAAAGGCCGAGGTCCGCGTCGTCAAGATCACCCGTGACAGCGACCGCCACGAAATCGAAGACCTGAACGTCACCTCGCAGCTGCGCGGTGACTTCGCAGCCGCCCACCTCGAAGGCGACAACGCCCACGTGGTGGCTACGGACACCCAGAAGAACACCATCTACGCGTTCGCCCGGGACGGCGTCGGCTCCCCCGAGGCGTTCCTGCTTCGCCTCGGCGAGCACTTCACCTCCAGCTTCGACTGGGTCACCGGTGGCCGCTGGGAAGCTGAGTCCTACAGCTGGGACCGGATCCAGGCCCACGGCGCCGGGCACGATCACTCCTTCGTGCGCAACGGCCAGGAAGTCCGCACCGCGGTCCTGGTCCGCGACGGCGCCACCACCCACCTCATCTCCGGGCTCAAGGACCTGACCGTCCTGAAATCCACCCAGTCCGGCTTCGTGGGCTACCCGAAGGACAAGTACACCACCCTGCCCGAGACCACCGACCGCATCCTGGCCACCGATGTCTCGGCCCGCTGGCGCTTCAAGACGGGCACCGACTTCAGCGCCCTGGACTTCAACAAAAATTACGACGACGTCAAGGGACTCCTGCTCGAAGGCTTCACGGAGAAGTACTCCCACGCCCTCCAGCAGACCCTGTTCGACATGGGCACCAAGGTACTGGAAGCCCACAGCGAGATCGACGAGATCAAGTTCTCCATGCCCAACAAGCACCACTTCCTGGTGGACCTCTCGCCGTTCGGCCTCGACAACCCCAATGAGGTCTTCTTCGCCGCGGACCGCCCCTACGGCCTGATCGAGGCCACCGTCCAGCGCGAGGACGCTAACCCCGCGGACATCGCCTGGTCCGGCATCGCCGGCTTCTGCTAA
- a CDS encoding nucleobase:cation symporter-2 family protein, protein MNTRKKPAAAAAGKGTRSSRPEDQRLPIASTFAYGFQHVLTMYGGIIAPPLIIGAAAGMSSQDIGLLIAACLFVGGLATILQTVGIRFFGSQLPLVQGVSFAGVSTMVAIVHGGGGIQAVFGSVIAASLIGLLITPLFSKIIRFFPPVVTGTVITTIGLTLMPVAANWAMGGNNKAENYGSMANIGLAAATMAIVLLLSKVGSAAISRLSILLAMVLGTGIAFAFGMADFSKVGQGEIVAFPTPFAFGPPVFEIAAIISMLIVILVTLTETSADIIAVGEIVGTKVDSKRIGDGLRADMLSSAISPLFNSFTQSAFAQNVGLVAITGVKSRFVVSAGGLILVILGLLPVLGRVVAAVPTPVLGGAGVVLFGTVAASGIRTLSKVEYRNNMNLIIVAASIGFGMIPIAAPAFYDKFPSWFGTIFHSGISSAAVMAILLNLLFNHLKAGNSENQSVFVAGTERVVREEDLKCLADGDRYEGGKLIDCEGKEVRIESTEKASEH, encoded by the coding sequence ATGAACACCAGAAAGAAACCGGCCGCTGCTGCCGCCGGAAAAGGCACCCGCTCAAGCCGCCCGGAGGACCAGCGCCTTCCCATTGCCAGCACCTTCGCCTACGGCTTCCAGCACGTCCTCACCATGTACGGCGGCATCATCGCCCCGCCCCTGATCATTGGCGCCGCGGCCGGGATGTCCTCGCAGGATATCGGCCTGCTGATCGCGGCCTGCCTCTTCGTCGGCGGGCTCGCGACCATCCTGCAGACCGTCGGCATCCGCTTCTTCGGCTCGCAGCTGCCGCTGGTCCAGGGTGTCTCCTTCGCGGGCGTTTCCACCATGGTGGCCATCGTGCACGGCGGCGGCGGGATCCAGGCGGTGTTCGGGTCGGTCATCGCGGCATCACTGATCGGCCTGCTGATCACACCGCTCTTTTCCAAGATCATCCGGTTCTTCCCGCCCGTGGTCACCGGAACGGTCATCACCACCATCGGGCTGACCCTCATGCCTGTGGCGGCCAACTGGGCCATGGGCGGCAACAACAAGGCTGAGAACTACGGCAGCATGGCCAATATTGGACTGGCTGCGGCCACCATGGCCATCGTCCTGCTGCTGAGCAAGGTGGGCAGCGCCGCTATCTCCCGGCTGTCTATCCTGCTGGCGATGGTCCTGGGCACGGGGATCGCTTTCGCCTTCGGCATGGCCGACTTCTCCAAAGTGGGCCAGGGCGAAATCGTCGCCTTCCCCACCCCGTTCGCCTTCGGCCCGCCAGTCTTCGAAATCGCCGCCATCATCTCCATGCTCATCGTCATCCTGGTGACCCTGACGGAGACTTCGGCGGACATCATCGCGGTGGGCGAGATCGTGGGCACCAAGGTCGATTCCAAGAGGATCGGCGACGGCCTCCGGGCTGACATGCTCTCCAGCGCCATCTCGCCGCTGTTCAACTCCTTCACTCAGAGCGCCTTCGCCCAAAACGTGGGCCTGGTGGCCATCACGGGTGTCAAGAGCCGCTTTGTGGTCAGCGCCGGTGGCCTGATCCTCGTGATCCTGGGCCTGCTGCCGGTCCTTGGCCGGGTGGTCGCAGCGGTGCCGACGCCTGTCCTCGGAGGTGCCGGCGTCGTACTCTTTGGTACGGTGGCCGCCAGCGGCATCCGCACGCTGTCCAAGGTGGAGTACCGGAACAACATGAACCTGATCATCGTGGCGGCGTCCATCGGGTTCGGCATGATCCCGATTGCCGCGCCGGCTTTCTACGACAAGTTCCCGTCCTGGTTCGGCACCATCTTCCACTCCGGCATCAGCTCAGCCGCCGTGATGGCCATCCTGCTGAACCTGCTCTTCAACCACCTCAAAGCCGGCAACTCCGAAAACCAGTCCGTGTTCGTGGCCGGCACCGAACGGGTTGTGCGGGAAGAGGACCTGAAATGCCTGGCCGACGGCGACCGCTATGAAGGCGGCAAGCTCATCGACTGCGAGGGCAAGGAAGTCCGGATCGAGTCGACCGAGAAGGCGTCAGAACACTAG
- a CDS encoding IclR family transcriptional regulator yields the protein MAEKASGGVQSVERVFELLELITNAGGDVTLSELSSSTDLPLPTIHRLLRTLVSLGYVRQLPNRRYALGPRLIRLGEGANKQLGAVARPQLKTLVDRLGETSNMAVLDSDMVIYVAQVPSLHSMRMFTEVGRRAHTHATGVGKAILAQLDDETVRGIVTRAGMPTPTVKSIGDVEDLLADLKLIRERGYSIDEEEQELGVRCFAMAVPNAPTPTAISVSGPVSRVDENFADRAVPVLREAAEAISLELNRT from the coding sequence ATGGCAGAAAAAGCCTCGGGCGGCGTGCAGTCGGTAGAGCGCGTCTTCGAACTGCTGGAGCTCATTACGAACGCGGGGGGTGACGTTACGCTCAGCGAACTGTCGTCGTCCACAGACCTTCCGCTGCCCACCATCCACCGCCTGTTGAGGACGCTGGTGTCCCTTGGCTATGTCCGGCAGCTGCCAAACCGCCGCTATGCACTGGGCCCACGGCTCATCCGGCTGGGCGAAGGAGCCAACAAGCAGCTTGGTGCCGTGGCCCGCCCGCAGCTGAAAACACTGGTGGACCGGCTGGGGGAGACCTCGAACATGGCGGTGCTGGACTCGGACATGGTGATCTACGTGGCGCAGGTGCCCTCGCTGCACTCCATGCGCATGTTTACCGAGGTGGGCCGGCGCGCCCACACCCATGCCACCGGCGTCGGGAAGGCCATCCTGGCCCAGCTGGATGACGAGACGGTGCGCGGCATTGTGACCCGCGCCGGGATGCCGACGCCCACCGTCAAGAGCATCGGCGACGTCGAGGACCTCCTGGCCGACCTGAAGCTCATCCGCGAGCGGGGCTACTCCATTGACGAGGAGGAGCAGGAACTCGGTGTGCGCTGCTTCGCCATGGCGGTGCCCAACGCTCCCACCCCCACCGCAATCTCGGTGTCCGGTCCCGTCTCCCGGGTGGACGAGAACTTTGCGGACAGAGCGGTGCCGGTCCTCCGCGAAGCCGCCGAGGCCATCTCGCTGGAACTGAACCGCACCTGA
- a CDS encoding NAD-dependent malic enzyme — protein sequence MANPSPGNSITLRVEAPSSFSATSELAAAVGAAGAAITALDVSESHHETLVVDVTCNTTDDEHAARVKDALNALDGVTVQHVSDRTFLMHLGGKLEVVPKVALRNRDDLSRAYTPGVARVCLAIAEDPAAARNLTVKRNTIAVVTDGSAVLGLGNIGPAAALPVMEGKAALFKQFANVDAWPVCLDTQDTEEIIKIVKALAPVYGGVNLEDIAAPRCFEIENRLRAELDIPVFHDDQHGTAIVTLAALVNALRVVGKKLDEVKIVVSGVGAAGSAIIQLLKAQGAQHIVAAGRSGAIHSGETYGDEHRSWIAANTNEEGFAGTLHEAIVGADVFIGVSAPHVIGEEQVAAMAADAIVFAMANPTPEIDPVIASRHAAVVATGRSDFPNQINNVLAFPGFFRGLLDAGASDITPEMLVAAAEAIAKRVADDELNASYIIPSVFDPHVAADVASAVAAAAHAANVATAAEAAEEPEAALASA from the coding sequence ATGGCGAACCCCAGCCCCGGAAATTCGATCACCCTGCGTGTGGAAGCACCGTCAAGCTTCAGCGCCACCAGCGAACTCGCTGCTGCCGTGGGAGCGGCCGGTGCCGCGATCACCGCACTGGACGTCAGCGAATCCCACCACGAGACACTCGTCGTGGACGTCACCTGCAACACCACCGACGACGAACACGCCGCCCGGGTCAAGGACGCCCTTAACGCGCTCGACGGCGTCACCGTCCAGCACGTCTCGGACCGCACCTTCCTGATGCACCTGGGCGGCAAGCTGGAAGTTGTCCCCAAAGTAGCCCTGCGCAACCGCGACGATCTTTCCCGCGCCTACACTCCCGGCGTCGCCCGCGTCTGCCTCGCCATCGCCGAGGACCCCGCGGCGGCCCGCAACCTGACCGTCAAGCGCAACACCATCGCCGTCGTCACCGACGGTTCTGCCGTGCTGGGCCTGGGCAACATCGGCCCCGCTGCAGCACTTCCCGTGATGGAGGGCAAGGCTGCCCTGTTCAAGCAGTTCGCCAACGTGGACGCGTGGCCGGTCTGCCTGGATACCCAGGACACCGAAGAGATCATCAAAATCGTCAAGGCCCTCGCCCCGGTTTACGGCGGTGTGAACCTCGAGGACATCGCCGCCCCGCGCTGCTTCGAAATCGAGAACCGGCTCCGAGCGGAGCTGGACATCCCGGTATTCCACGACGACCAGCACGGCACCGCCATCGTCACCCTCGCGGCCCTGGTCAACGCACTGCGCGTGGTGGGCAAGAAACTGGACGAGGTGAAGATTGTGGTTTCGGGAGTTGGCGCGGCCGGCTCCGCCATCATCCAGCTCCTCAAGGCACAGGGCGCGCAGCACATCGTCGCCGCCGGCCGCTCCGGTGCCATTCACTCGGGTGAGACTTACGGGGATGAGCACCGCAGCTGGATCGCGGCGAACACGAACGAGGAAGGCTTCGCCGGCACGCTCCACGAGGCAATCGTCGGTGCGGATGTGTTCATCGGCGTCAGCGCCCCGCACGTCATCGGCGAGGAACAGGTGGCAGCGATGGCCGCGGACGCCATCGTGTTCGCCATGGCCAACCCGACGCCGGAAATCGACCCGGTCATCGCATCCCGGCACGCCGCCGTAGTAGCCACCGGCCGCAGCGACTTCCCCAACCAGATCAACAACGTACTGGCCTTCCCGGGCTTCTTCCGCGGCCTGCTCGACGCCGGCGCATCAGACATCACCCCGGAGATGCTGGTGGCCGCCGCGGAAGCGATCGCCAAGCGGGTAGCTGACGACGAGCTCAATGCCAGCTACATTATCCCCAGTGTCTTCGATCCCCACGTGGCCGCCGATGTTGCCTCAGCCGTTGCAGCTGCCGCCCACGCCGCAAACGTGGCAACCGCGGCCGAAGCAGCCGAGGAACCCGAAGCCGCCCTGGCCAGCGCCTGA
- the aceB gene encoding malate synthase A encodes MAITVTDPRPIERAEEILTPKALAFIEELHTRFAGTRNELLAARAVKRQRVAETGKLDFLPETQDVRDGDWKVAPAPAALQDRRVEMTGPASPAKMAINALNSGAKVWLADLEDASTPTWGNVIDAILNLRDAAQGTLSYTSDEGKEYRLRTDAPLAVVVARPRGWHMPEKHLLLNGEPAVGALVDFGLHFFHVAKQLVLNGQGPYYYLPKMESHLEARLWNDVFVFAQDYLGLGQGTIRATVLIETIPAAFEMDEILYELRDHASGLNAGRWDYLFSIIKYFRDAGEEFVLPDRASVVMTAPFMRAYTELLVKTCHKRGAFAMGGMAAVIPNRRHPEVTEAAFAKVRADKTREANDGFDGSWVAHPDLVPTCREVFDAVLGDKPNQLDKQRPEVSVTAEQLLDVTSAGGQVTEAGLRLNLYVAVAYTAVWLSGNGAVAIHNLMEDAATAEISRSQVWQQIRNKSVLADTGNTVTKELVERILGEETERLRTEVGDEAFTRYYQPASGLITDICLSDDYTDFLTTPAYELVG; translated from the coding sequence ATGGCCATCACCGTCACAGACCCCCGGCCCATTGAACGCGCGGAGGAAATCCTCACCCCCAAGGCACTTGCCTTCATCGAGGAACTCCACACGCGCTTCGCCGGCACCCGCAACGAGCTCCTGGCAGCCCGTGCCGTCAAGCGGCAGCGTGTGGCCGAAACCGGCAAGCTGGACTTCCTGCCGGAGACGCAGGACGTGCGCGACGGCGACTGGAAGGTTGCGCCGGCACCGGCAGCCTTGCAGGACCGCCGGGTTGAGATGACCGGGCCGGCCTCGCCGGCAAAGATGGCCATCAACGCACTGAACTCGGGCGCCAAGGTGTGGCTCGCGGACCTTGAGGATGCCAGCACCCCCACATGGGGCAACGTCATCGACGCCATCCTGAACCTCCGCGACGCCGCCCAGGGCACCCTCAGCTATACGTCGGACGAAGGCAAGGAGTACAGGCTCCGCACGGACGCTCCGCTCGCCGTCGTGGTGGCCCGCCCCCGCGGCTGGCACATGCCGGAGAAGCACCTGCTCCTCAACGGTGAACCGGCTGTGGGCGCCCTGGTGGACTTCGGCCTGCACTTCTTCCACGTGGCCAAGCAGCTGGTGCTCAACGGGCAGGGCCCGTACTACTACCTGCCCAAGATGGAGAGCCACCTCGAGGCCCGGCTGTGGAACGACGTTTTTGTCTTCGCCCAGGATTACCTGGGGTTGGGCCAGGGCACCATCCGCGCCACGGTGCTGATCGAGACCATTCCGGCCGCTTTCGAGATGGACGAGATCCTGTACGAACTGCGGGACCACGCCTCCGGCCTGAACGCCGGCCGCTGGGACTACCTGTTCAGCATCATCAAGTACTTCCGGGACGCCGGCGAGGAGTTCGTACTTCCGGACCGCGCTTCGGTTGTGATGACCGCGCCGTTCATGCGCGCCTACACCGAACTATTGGTCAAGACCTGCCACAAGCGCGGAGCCTTCGCGATGGGCGGCATGGCGGCCGTCATCCCCAACCGCCGCCACCCGGAGGTTACCGAGGCGGCCTTCGCCAAGGTCCGCGCAGACAAGACCCGTGAGGCCAACGACGGGTTCGACGGTTCCTGGGTTGCGCACCCGGACCTGGTGCCCACCTGCCGCGAGGTGTTCGATGCGGTGCTCGGGGACAAGCCGAACCAGCTGGACAAGCAACGCCCCGAGGTTTCGGTAACGGCGGAGCAGCTGCTGGACGTCACCTCCGCCGGGGGCCAGGTCACCGAGGCCGGGCTGCGGCTCAACCTTTACGTGGCCGTCGCCTACACGGCGGTCTGGCTGTCCGGGAACGGTGCAGTGGCCATCCACAACCTGATGGAGGACGCCGCCACCGCCGAAATCTCCCGCTCACAGGTTTGGCAGCAGATCCGCAACAAGTCAGTCCTCGCAGACACCGGCAACACGGTGACAAAGGAACTCGTGGAGCGGATCCTGGGCGAGGAGACCGAACGGCTCCGCACGGAGGTGGGCGACGAAGCGTTCACCCGCTACTACCAGCCTGCCAGCGGACTGATCACGGACATCTGCCTCTCCGACGATTACACGGACTTCCTCACCACCCCGGCCTACGAACTGGTGGGCTGA
- a CDS encoding DUF6986 family protein — translation MAAPKPSLSPGNLAHIDGQLAATDRLLEQNYPGDDGSRQPVHTVYVPADRFTPSFAAEWGAEALATAEAHGGLEKLGALLGQDAALAGAVAPRVEAKLASEPIEDLRLDFEDGFGDRGDDAEDAAAVAAASAVATAVAAGSAPPFIGIRFKCFEAATRARGLRTLDLFVSGLASAGELPEGLVLTLPKVTTVAQVQAMDYAVSRLEEVHSLPAGRLRFEVQVETPQLILGPEGTSPVAQLPHTVPGRISGLHYGTYDYSASLQISAEYQSMEHPVADFAKEVMQLAVAGTGIRLSDGSTNIIPVGDNVGNAWQLHGRLVRRSLERGYYQGWDLHPAQLPSRFAATYAFYRQGLPAAAGRLRNYVEQTEGGVMDEPATARALAAFVLRGVQCGAVGAEEVQALAGVGIPQLTGLAHPRLAITSNS, via the coding sequence ATGGCCGCACCCAAGCCCTCCTTGTCCCCGGGGAACCTTGCGCACATCGACGGGCAGCTGGCCGCCACAGACCGCCTGCTGGAGCAGAACTACCCGGGCGACGACGGCTCGCGCCAGCCCGTCCACACGGTGTACGTCCCTGCGGACCGGTTCACGCCGTCGTTCGCTGCTGAGTGGGGCGCCGAAGCACTGGCGACGGCGGAAGCGCACGGCGGGCTGGAAAAGCTCGGCGCGCTGCTGGGCCAGGACGCCGCACTGGCCGGGGCGGTCGCTCCGCGCGTCGAAGCGAAGCTTGCCAGCGAACCGATCGAGGACCTGCGGCTCGATTTTGAGGATGGTTTCGGGGACAGGGGCGACGACGCCGAGGACGCCGCCGCGGTTGCTGCAGCTTCCGCGGTGGCCACCGCCGTCGCGGCCGGCTCCGCTCCCCCGTTCATCGGCATCCGGTTCAAGTGCTTTGAAGCGGCCACCCGTGCCCGCGGACTGCGGACGCTGGACCTGTTCGTCTCCGGCCTCGCCTCAGCCGGTGAGTTGCCCGAGGGGCTGGTCCTCACCCTGCCCAAGGTGACCACTGTGGCCCAGGTCCAGGCCATGGACTACGCCGTGTCCCGGCTTGAGGAAGTCCACTCGCTCCCCGCGGGCCGACTCCGCTTCGAGGTGCAGGTGGAAACGCCGCAACTCATCCTGGGGCCGGAAGGAACCTCGCCGGTGGCGCAGCTGCCGCACACCGTTCCGGGCCGCATCAGCGGCCTGCACTACGGCACCTACGACTACTCGGCATCGCTGCAGATCTCCGCCGAGTACCAGTCCATGGAGCACCCCGTGGCGGACTTCGCCAAGGAAGTCATGCAGCTGGCCGTGGCAGGCACCGGCATCCGGCTGTCCGACGGGTCAACCAACATCATTCCGGTGGGCGACAACGTGGGGAACGCCTGGCAACTGCACGGCCGCCTGGTCCGGCGGTCGCTGGAACGCGGTTACTACCAGGGCTGGGACCTGCACCCGGCCCAGCTGCCCAGCCGCTTCGCCGCCACCTACGCCTTCTACCGGCAGGGGCTTCCCGCGGCTGCCGGCCGGCTGCGCAACTATGTGGAGCAGACCGAAGGCGGCGTCATGGACGAGCCAGCAACTGCCCGGGCCCTGGCAGCCTTCGTGCTGCGCGGCGTCCAATGTGGCGCCGTCGGTGCGGAGGAAGTCCAGGCGCTTGCCGGCGTCGGCATCCCCCAGCTCACCGGACTGGCGCACCCGCGGCTCGCCATCACTTCCAACTCCTAG
- a CDS encoding bifunctional allantoicase/(S)-ureidoglycine aminohydrolase — protein sequence MGKYYSPTGGLPPQTHLTTERAIVTEAYTVIPKGVMTDIVTSNLPGFSNTRSWIIARPISGFATTFSQLIVEIGPGGGAPKAEFEAGVEGVIFVTRGRVNLTLDGELHQLEEGGYAYLAAGSEWGLENVSSDVVSFHWIRKAYERLEGFEAKSLVTNEKDVEPTSMPDTNGAWKTTRFTDSSDLAHDMQVNIVTFQPGGVIPFPETHVMEHGLYVLEGKAMYLLNNDWVEVEAGDFMWLRAFCPQACYAGGPGEFRYLLYKDMNRQVRLT from the coding sequence ATGGGCAAGTACTACTCCCCCACCGGCGGTCTGCCGCCGCAGACCCACCTGACCACAGAGCGGGCCATCGTCACCGAGGCCTACACGGTGATCCCCAAGGGCGTCATGACGGACATCGTCACGTCCAACCTGCCCGGCTTTTCGAACACCCGCTCCTGGATCATCGCGCGCCCCATCTCCGGCTTCGCCACGACGTTCTCCCAGTTGATTGTGGAGATCGGCCCCGGGGGCGGCGCGCCCAAGGCCGAGTTCGAGGCCGGCGTCGAAGGCGTAATTTTTGTTACCCGCGGCAGGGTCAACCTCACCCTTGACGGCGAGCTGCACCAGCTGGAGGAAGGCGGCTACGCCTACCTGGCCGCTGGTTCGGAGTGGGGCCTGGAGAACGTCTCCAGCGACGTTGTCTCCTTCCACTGGATCCGCAAGGCCTACGAGCGCCTTGAGGGCTTCGAGGCCAAGTCCTTGGTCACCAACGAAAAGGACGTTGAGCCCACGTCGATGCCGGACACCAACGGCGCGTGGAAGACCACCCGCTTCACGGACTCCAGCGATCTGGCCCACGACATGCAGGTGAACATCGTGACCTTCCAGCCCGGCGGCGTGATCCCGTTCCCGGAAACCCACGTGATGGAACACGGCCTGTACGTCCTGGAGGGCAAGGCCATGTACCTGCTGAACAACGACTGGGTGGAGGTGGAGGCCGGGGACTTTATGTGGCTGCGCGCCTTCTGCCCGCAGGCCTGCTACGCCGGCGGCCCGGGCGAGTTCCGCTACCTGCTCTACAAGGACATGAACCGCCAGGTGCGCCTCACCTGA
- a CDS encoding serine hydrolase domain-containing protein has translation MGTTQGQPWKRIAAALCAVLLVAPSAGCTGEPRPPEPDKPAAFTLLESFSSRMLEEGAPAVLIAVRNQGNSWTHAAGVRNLETREAATATDPVHIGGITESMVAVSVLKLVEEGKLNLDRQASDYLPEFGSVLHPPGPITVRQLLTHESGLPDFSVPLLASGTWAETMNRPLSLEHQLALAATLPWERRLAQIFNYSRSDYAALGLIIERLRGQRLSRVLAADIVQPLGLAATSLGGGPSASMVHGYVTVEGKQLDVARPAWQAELPSGGVVSSVEDVNRFYAALLQGSLLPPDQVTAMKGGFSQYYGFALRRWNNTCNNRFYYGLPGDTDGYGMVTMTSEDGSRQLTLSVAYPAAPPTLQLNPLIYEMQDVALEALNSLCSEN, from the coding sequence ATGGGCACAACCCAGGGCCAGCCGTGGAAGCGGATCGCGGCCGCCCTGTGCGCGGTCCTGCTGGTGGCGCCGTCAGCGGGCTGCACCGGGGAACCGCGTCCGCCCGAGCCGGACAAACCGGCAGCCTTCACACTCTTGGAGTCCTTCAGCTCCCGGATGCTGGAGGAAGGCGCGCCCGCGGTACTGATCGCCGTCCGGAACCAGGGCAACAGCTGGACGCACGCTGCCGGCGTCCGGAACCTGGAGACGCGCGAGGCCGCAACGGCCACTGATCCCGTCCACATCGGCGGCATCACCGAATCCATGGTTGCTGTTTCGGTCCTCAAACTGGTGGAGGAGGGCAAACTCAACCTGGACCGCCAGGCCAGCGACTACCTCCCGGAGTTCGGCAGCGTCCTCCATCCGCCCGGGCCGATCACCGTCCGCCAGCTCCTGACCCACGAATCCGGCCTTCCCGATTTCTCCGTCCCCCTTCTGGCCTCCGGTACCTGGGCGGAGACGATGAACCGGCCGCTCAGCCTTGAACACCAGCTGGCCCTGGCCGCCACCCTTCCCTGGGAACGGCGGCTGGCGCAGATTTTCAACTACTCCCGGTCCGATTACGCAGCCCTGGGGCTGATCATCGAACGGCTGCGCGGCCAAAGGCTCAGCCGCGTCCTGGCGGCAGATATCGTGCAACCGCTGGGCCTGGCGGCAACCAGCCTTGGCGGCGGCCCTTCGGCCAGCATGGTGCACGGTTACGTCACGGTCGAGGGCAAGCAGCTGGACGTGGCGCGTCCCGCGTGGCAGGCCGAACTGCCCTCCGGCGGAGTTGTCTCAAGCGTGGAGGACGTAAACAGGTTCTACGCCGCCCTGTTGCAGGGCAGCCTGCTCCCGCCGGACCAGGTGACGGCCATGAAAGGCGGCTTCTCGCAGTATTACGGCTTTGCCCTGCGGCGGTGGAACAACACCTGCAACAACCGTTTCTACTACGGCCTTCCCGGCGACACCGACGGCTACGGCATGGTCACCATGACCAGCGAGGACGGCAGCAGGCAGCTGACCTTGTCAGTTGCCTACCCGGCGGCCCCGCCAACGCTCCAGCTGAACCCGTTGATCTATGAGATGCAGGATGTGGCGCTGGAAGCCCTCAACAGCCTGTGCAGCGAAAACTAA
- a CDS encoding zinc-dependent alcohol dehydrogenase: MKALTWQGKRSVSVAEVPDPAIQEPTDAIVRITSTAICGSDLHLYEVLGPYMHKGDVIGHEPMGIVEEVGSGVTNLRKGDRVVVPFNIACGHCYFCAQGLQSQCETTQVKDKGSGAALFGYSELYGSVPGGQAEYLRVPHADYGPIKVGTELPDERYLFLSDILPTAWQAVEYANVPPGGTLAVFGLGPVGQFSARIGVNRGFRVVGVDPVPERREMAARHGVETLDYTRDVADQLREMTAGRGPDAVVDAVGMEAHGSPVAGFAHQALGLLPDKLAQKAMETAGVDRLAALHASIDAVRRGGTVSLSGVYGGQASPMPLLTMFDKQIQFRMGQCNVRHWTDYLLPLVEDDADPLGVMDLVTHRSGLEGAPALYEKFQKKEDGCIKVVLNP, translated from the coding sequence GTGAAAGCACTGACGTGGCAGGGAAAACGCTCGGTAAGCGTGGCAGAGGTGCCTGATCCGGCAATCCAGGAGCCCACGGACGCCATTGTCCGGATCACCTCCACCGCTATTTGCGGCTCGGACCTCCACCTGTATGAGGTGCTGGGCCCGTACATGCACAAGGGTGACGTCATAGGGCACGAACCCATGGGCATCGTGGAGGAAGTGGGCAGCGGCGTCACCAACCTGCGCAAGGGCGACCGCGTGGTGGTCCCCTTTAACATCGCCTGCGGCCACTGCTACTTCTGTGCCCAAGGCCTGCAGTCCCAGTGCGAGACCACCCAGGTCAAGGACAAAGGCTCCGGCGCCGCCCTCTTTGGCTATTCGGAACTGTACGGTTCCGTCCCCGGCGGCCAGGCTGAGTACCTGCGCGTCCCGCATGCCGACTACGGTCCAATCAAGGTGGGAACAGAACTTCCGGACGAACGGTACCTGTTCCTCTCCGACATCCTTCCTACTGCCTGGCAGGCCGTTGAATACGCCAACGTCCCGCCTGGCGGCACCCTGGCCGTTTTCGGCTTGGGACCCGTAGGGCAGTTTTCCGCCAGGATCGGCGTCAACCGTGGTTTCCGGGTAGTTGGCGTGGACCCGGTCCCCGAACGGCGGGAGATGGCAGCACGGCATGGGGTGGAAACTCTCGATTACACCAGGGATGTGGCAGACCAGCTGAGGGAAATGACTGCCGGACGGGGACCGGACGCGGTGGTGGACGCCGTCGGCATGGAAGCGCACGGATCCCCTGTGGCCGGGTTCGCGCACCAGGCACTGGGCCTGCTGCCGGACAAGCTGGCGCAGAAGGCGATGGAGACGGCAGGCGTGGACCGGCTGGCTGCTTTGCATGCGTCCATTGACGCCGTGCGCCGGGGCGGCACAGTGTCCCTGAGCGGGGTCTATGGCGGCCAGGCCAGCCCCATGCCCTTGCTCACCATGTTCGACAAGCAGATCCAGTTCCGGATGGGCCAGTGCAACGTGCGGCACTGGACGGACTATCTGCTGCCCCTGGTGGAGGACGACGCCGATCCGCTGGGTGTGATGGATCTGGTCACCCACCGCTCGGGGCTGGAGGGGGCGCCGGCGCTGTACGAGAAGTTCCAGAAGAAGGAGGACGGCTGCATCAAGGTGGTCCTGAACCCTTAG